The Devosia sp. YIM 151766 genome includes a region encoding these proteins:
- the cobT gene encoding nicotinate-nucleotide--dimethylbenzimidazole phosphoribosyltransferase yields MPALNAAFADIVDLLVAVPDGDEAAVAAVRQRDAQLTKPSGSLGKLEELVEFLARWQHRGQPRLGNPMVTIFAGNHGVTDQGVSAFPREVTAQMVANFTNGGAAISQICALHEINLRVFELALELPTGDITSEPALDDQMCAATIAYGMEAVAGKPDLICIGEMGIGNTTIAAAIYAALYGGTGEDWVGRGTGVDNAGLARKADAVNRALACHDGALDHPLAILARLGGREIAAMLGALVAARHQKVPVIVDGYVATAAAAIAHAVNPAAINHCLFAHVSAEGDHARVLAQMGQPALLDLGMRLGEGTGAALAAVMAKTALHLHENMATFDSAAISGKSS; encoded by the coding sequence ATGCCCGCACTCAACGCCGCCTTCGCCGATATCGTCGACCTTCTGGTGGCCGTGCCGGACGGAGACGAGGCCGCCGTCGCTGCCGTTCGCCAGCGCGACGCCCAATTGACCAAGCCGTCCGGCTCGCTGGGCAAGTTGGAGGAACTGGTCGAATTTCTTGCCCGCTGGCAGCATCGCGGCCAGCCGCGCCTCGGCAATCCGATGGTGACCATTTTCGCCGGCAATCACGGCGTGACCGATCAGGGCGTCTCGGCATTTCCGCGCGAGGTGACGGCGCAGATGGTGGCCAATTTCACCAATGGCGGCGCGGCGATTTCACAGATCTGCGCGCTGCACGAGATCAATTTGCGGGTGTTCGAACTGGCGCTGGAATTACCCACCGGCGACATCACCAGCGAGCCGGCCCTGGACGATCAGATGTGCGCCGCCACTATCGCCTATGGCATGGAAGCGGTGGCGGGCAAGCCGGACCTGATCTGCATCGGGGAAATGGGCATCGGCAATACCACGATCGCCGCCGCCATCTATGCCGCGCTTTACGGCGGCACGGGCGAGGACTGGGTCGGCCGGGGCACGGGCGTGGACAATGCGGGGCTGGCCCGCAAGGCCGATGCGGTGAACCGGGCCTTGGCCTGTCATGACGGCGCGCTGGACCATCCGCTGGCCATCCTGGCGCGGCTGGGCGGCCGGGAAATCGCCGCCATGCTGGGCGCCTTGGTGGCCGCAAGGCATCAGAAAGTGCCGGTGATCGTCGATGGCTATGTCGCCACCGCCGCGGCCGCCATCGCCCATGCGGTCAATCCGGCAGCGATCAATCATTGCCTGTTCGCCCATGTCTCGGCGGAAGGCGATCATGCGCGGGTGCTGGCGCAGATGGGACAACCGGCGCTGCTCGATCTGGGCATGCGGTTGGGCGAGGGCACCGGCGCGGCCCTGGCGGCGGTGATGGCCAAGACGGCGCTGCACCTGCACGAAAATATGGCGACCTTCGACAGCGCCGCAATCAGCGGCAAATCGAGCTGA
- a CDS encoding DUF6683 family protein — protein MHALTIRRSLAAAFALVALTLPLAAQDEPQIRVAPAPEASAAADFDTGYRPSAYVSTRVQRAFLEELRWSAGTEIRDSLAAAFAERKPVDIWQDLVADQGLTVNNVADALTAYWVLNWITANGAYTAKIDNAPIQRQLRVAFANDANFVAINDQKRQQLAEGYILNFLLEHAALNQAVASRDLDALNRMAAASVTRFQRSMGLNLLALVPSEEGFRARPRD, from the coding sequence ATGCATGCTTTGACAATCCGGCGCTCGCTCGCCGCCGCTTTCGCCCTGGTGGCCCTTACCCTGCCCCTGGCGGCGCAGGACGAACCGCAGATCAGGGTGGCGCCGGCGCCCGAAGCCAGCGCGGCGGCGGATTTCGACACCGGCTACCGACCCTCCGCCTATGTATCGACGCGGGTGCAGCGGGCCTTTCTGGAGGAGTTGCGCTGGTCGGCCGGCACCGAGATCCGCGACAGCCTGGCCGCCGCTTTCGCCGAGCGCAAGCCGGTCGATATCTGGCAGGACCTGGTGGCGGATCAGGGCCTGACCGTCAACAATGTCGCCGACGCGCTGACCGCCTATTGGGTGCTGAACTGGATCACCGCCAATGGCGCCTATACCGCCAAGATCGACAATGCGCCGATCCAGCGGCAATTGCGCGTGGCTTTTGCCAACGATGCCAATTTCGTCGCCATCAACGATCAGAAGCGCCAGCAGCTCGCCGAGGGCTATATCCTGAATTTCCTGCTCGAACACGCCGCGCTCAACCAGGCGGTCGCCAGCCGGGACCTCGACGCGCTCAACCGCATGGCAGCGGCCTCGGTGACGCGCTTCCAGCGCAGCATGGGCCTCAACCTGCTGGCATTGGTGCCGAGCGAAGAAGGTTTTCGGGCACGCCCGCGGGACTGA
- a CDS encoding HAMP domain-containing sensor histidine kinase — protein sequence MPSQSVSEADIRAPIGVDGKRNAQKAVSEARQRLTSSSGTRADFDFELMHDYAAARIGAALPMAVIVGILAIVASFWVPVTITALWAGLVIASLLIVVQMARRFTLADPVKFNAARWTTSFVAAETVSGVALSLLALFTLVAEQADLTPVMFAMALVGIASNAIATHTLPPATLMSTLPVTMTVSAALVALGGTLNYTLAAVTICGEIFFLFLARQLHGAELETISHQSEKDTLIYELEEARTMSDEARRHAEQANIAKSQFLATMSHELRTPLNAIIGFSEVLKSELLGPHKVSQYKEYAGDIHGSGQHLLNLINELLDLSRIEAGKYELNEEAVSLVDIAEDCRRMMELRAKAKSIELVFSYGDNLPKLWGDERAIRQVMLNLLSNAIKFTPQHGKVTLVVQRSGDGGQMISVKDNGPGIPQNEIDTVLSSFGQGSLAQKTAEQGAGLGLPIVQKIMDLHQGRFDLYSKLRFGTEAFATFPRARVMDALAPVVEKRNRLEIYSVAG from the coding sequence ATGCCGTCCCAGTCGGTCAGCGAAGCTGATATCCGCGCGCCCATCGGCGTCGACGGCAAGCGCAATGCCCAGAAAGCGGTGAGCGAAGCGCGCCAGCGCCTGACCTCCAGCTCGGGCACCCGCGCCGATTTCGACTTCGAGCTGATGCATGATTATGCCGCCGCCCGGATCGGCGCTGCCCTGCCCATGGCGGTCATCGTCGGCATTCTCGCCATCGTCGCCAGTTTCTGGGTGCCGGTGACCATCACCGCCCTCTGGGCCGGGCTGGTCATCGCCAGCCTGCTGATCGTCGTGCAGATGGCGCGGCGTTTCACGCTGGCCGACCCGGTCAAGTTCAATGCCGCGCGCTGGACGACGAGTTTCGTCGCCGCCGAGACGGTGAGCGGCGTGGCGCTGTCGCTATTGGCGCTTTTCACCCTGGTGGCCGAGCAGGCCGATTTGACGCCGGTGATGTTCGCCATGGCCCTGGTCGGCATCGCCAGCAACGCCATCGCCACCCATACCCTGCCCCCGGCCACGTTGATGAGCACCTTGCCGGTGACCATGACCGTGTCGGCGGCGCTGGTGGCGCTGGGGGGAACCCTCAATTACACGCTGGCCGCCGTCACCATTTGCGGCGAAATCTTCTTCCTGTTCCTGGCCCGCCAATTGCACGGCGCCGAGCTCGAAACGATCTCGCACCAATCCGAGAAGGACACGCTGATCTATGAGCTGGAAGAGGCGCGGACCATGTCCGACGAGGCCCGCCGCCATGCCGAGCAGGCCAATATCGCCAAGAGCCAGTTCCTCGCCACCATGAGCCACGAACTGCGCACCCCGCTCAACGCCATTATCGGTTTTTCCGAGGTGCTGAAATCGGAATTGCTGGGGCCGCACAAAGTATCGCAATATAAGGAATATGCCGGCGACATCCATGGCAGCGGCCAGCACCTGCTCAACCTCATCAACGAACTTCTCGACCTCAGCCGTATCGAGGCGGGCAAGTATGAATTGAACGAGGAAGCCGTGTCGCTGGTCGACATCGCCGAGGATTGCCGCCGCATGATGGAGCTGCGCGCCAAGGCCAAGAGCATCGAATTGGTGTTCAGCTATGGCGACAACCTGCCCAAGCTGTGGGGCGACGAGCGGGCGATCCGCCAGGTCATGCTGAACCTGCTCTCCAACGCCATCAAGTTCACCCCGCAACACGGCAAGGTGACGCTGGTGGTGCAGCGCAGCGGCGATGGCGGGCAGATGATTTCCGTCAAGGACAATGGGCCGGGCATTCCCCAGAACGAGATCGACACCGTGCTCTCCTCCTTCGGCCAGGGATCGCTGGCGCAGAAGACCGCCGAACAGGGCGCCGGCCTCGGTCTGCCCATCGTGCAGAAGATCATGGACCTGCATCAGGGCCGGTTCGACCTATATTCGAAGCTGCGCTTCGGCACCGAGGCTTTCGCCACCTTCCCCCGCGCCCGCGTCATGGATGCGCTGGCCCCGGTGGTGGAAAAGCGCAACCGGCTGGAAATCTATTCCGTGGCCGGCTGA
- a CDS encoding Lrp/AsnC family transcriptional regulator has translation MDKIDRKILSLLQRDATMPVAEIGRKVGLSTTPCWRRIQKMEEDGVIQRRVAVLDPAKVNVGVTVFVSVKTNEHNDGWMRKFSGVIDEFPEVVEFYRMSGDVDYLMRVVVPDIGAYDVFYKRLISKINLTDVSSAFAMGQIKYTTALPLDFAIVVDDDK, from the coding sequence CTGGATAAGATCGACCGGAAAATTCTGTCGCTTTTACAAAGGGATGCCACCATGCCGGTGGCTGAAATCGGCCGAAAAGTCGGGTTGTCCACCACGCCGTGCTGGCGCCGGATTCAGAAAATGGAGGAAGATGGCGTCATCCAGCGCCGCGTCGCCGTACTCGACCCCGCCAAGGTCAATGTCGGCGTCACCGTTTTCGTCTCGGTCAAGACCAACGAACACAATGATGGCTGGATGCGTAAGTTTTCCGGGGTGATCGATGAATTCCCCGAAGTGGTGGAATTCTACCGCATGAGCGGCGACGTCGATTATCTCATGCGCGTCGTCGTGCCCGATATCGGCGCCTATGACGTCTTCTACAAGCGCCTGATCAGCAAGATCAATCTGACCGATGTCAGCTCGGCTTTCGCCATGGGCCAGATCAAATATACCACGGCCCTGCCGCTCGACTTCGCCATCGTGGTGGACGACGACAAATAG
- a CDS encoding DUF2442 domain-containing protein yields MAEVEFEDRDYAEAVARGAAERAGQPTPRSVRYEPLSDRIVVEFENGAAFMVPARLLQGLESADPDDIAKVELAGETGLHWPQLDLDFTISGLMQGVFGTEKFMAASRRGGQSRSVAKAEAARRNGRLGGRPRKSS; encoded by the coding sequence ATGGCTGAAGTCGAATTCGAAGATCGTGACTATGCCGAAGCGGTGGCGCGCGGCGCGGCCGAACGCGCCGGCCAACCCACTCCAAGATCGGTGCGCTACGAGCCCTTATCGGACCGTATCGTTGTCGAGTTCGAGAACGGCGCGGCCTTCATGGTGCCCGCTCGTCTGTTGCAGGGACTGGAAAGTGCCGATCCCGACGACATCGCCAAGGTCGAACTGGCGGGAGAGACCGGATTGCATTGGCCGCAACTCGACCTCGACTTCACCATATCGGGGCTGATGCAGGGCGTATTCGGTACGGAGAAGTTCATGGCTGCCAGCCGTCGCGGCGGTCAGTCCCGCTCGGTTGCCAAGGCGGAAGCAGCGCGGCGGAATGGGCGCCTTGGCGGCCGGCCGCGCAAATCGTCCTGA
- a CDS encoding DUF4160 domain-containing protein: MRFVIYLDDHEPAHVHVYGDGEARIDIVNLNVLSVRGMSKRDTVRALSVVSRHRSYFLHCWTDIHG, translated from the coding sequence ATGCGCTTCGTGATCTATCTGGATGATCATGAACCCGCCCATGTTCACGTTTATGGGGACGGAGAGGCGCGGATAGATATCGTCAACCTGAACGTTCTTTCCGTCAGAGGAATGAGCAAGCGCGATACAGTTCGGGCGCTGTCGGTTGTGTCGCGTCATCGCAGCTATTTTCTGCATTGTTGGACCGATATTCATGGCTGA
- the moaA gene encoding GTP 3',8-cyclase MoaA: protein MDIAAAPAPLLIDRFGRRVSYLRISVTDRCDFRCVYCMAEDMTFLPKKDVLSFEEVEAIAGAFIARGTTKIRLTGGEPLVRRDIMDLVRSLGSRIGAGLDELTMTTNGSQLAKHAVDLFSAGIRRINVSLDTLDPERFRAITRRGRIADVLSGIEAARAAGLAIKINMVAMRGVNDDEIEPMMAWAHGNGMGLTLIEGMPLGEVGIDRVDTYLPLRELHDGLARRYSLTRLDKSTGGPARYVHVAETGGTLGFITPMSHNFCESCNRVRLTATGQLFLCLGQDDQVNLRDAWREGGAQALDAALDHAMLIKPKGHDFVLDRTRPEPAMARHMSVTGG from the coding sequence ATGGATATCGCCGCTGCCCCTGCCCCATTGCTGATCGACCGTTTCGGCCGGCGCGTCTCCTATCTGCGTATCTCGGTGACCGACCGCTGCGACTTCCGCTGCGTCTATTGCATGGCCGAGGACATGACGTTCCTGCCCAAGAAGGACGTATTGAGCTTTGAGGAAGTCGAAGCCATCGCCGGAGCCTTCATCGCCCGGGGCACGACGAAAATCCGGTTGACCGGCGGTGAACCGCTGGTCCGCCGCGACATCATGGACCTGGTGCGCAGCCTGGGCAGCCGGATTGGCGCGGGCCTGGACGAATTGACCATGACCACCAATGGCAGTCAGCTCGCCAAACATGCGGTGGACCTGTTCTCAGCCGGCATCCGCCGCATAAACGTCTCGCTGGATACGCTGGACCCGGAGCGCTTCCGCGCCATTACAAGGCGCGGCCGGATCGCGGACGTGCTCTCGGGCATCGAGGCGGCACGGGCGGCGGGCCTGGCCATCAAGATCAATATGGTGGCGATGCGCGGCGTCAATGACGACGAAATCGAGCCGATGATGGCCTGGGCGCATGGCAACGGCATGGGCCTGACATTGATCGAGGGCATGCCGCTGGGCGAGGTCGGCATAGACCGCGTCGATACCTACCTTCCCTTGCGTGAACTGCATGACGGGCTGGCGCGGCGCTATAGCCTGACCAGGCTCGACAAGAGCACAGGCGGCCCGGCGCGTTATGTGCACGTCGCCGAAACCGGTGGCACGCTGGGCTTCATCACGCCGATGAGCCATAATTTCTGCGAGAGCTGCAACCGGGTCCGGCTGACCGCGACCGGGCAATTGTTCCTGTGCCTGGGGCAGGACGACCAGGTCAATCTCCGCGATGCCTGGCGCGAAGGCGGTGCACAAGCGCTTGATGCCGCGCTGGACCACGCCATGCTCATCAAGCCGAAAGGGCATGATTTCGTGCTCGACAGGACAAGGCCGGAGCCGGCAATGGCGCGGCATATGAGCGTGACGGGGGGGTAG